The Halorhabdus rudnickae region GGACAAGACTGACGCCGCTGCGACGTACCTGAAGTACCTGATGAAGCCAAAGGTAAACGCCGAACTGGCGAAAGGGTCCGGGTTCCTTCCGACCATCAAATCATCATTCGAGAAAGAAGAGTTCCAGGGAGACCTCTATCAAACGTTCAACAACGAAGTGTTGAATAATACGAATGCCAAGACCGCACCGCAGGTCGTTGGTTGGGGTGACGTCTCCGGTGCAATCAAAAGCGCGACGACCGACATTCTGACGAAAGCCGCGACGGGTACGTGGTCGAAGGGAGATACCGAAACGGCTCTGAAACAAGCCGCAACGCAGGCCAACAGCGCACTTGGGAATTAGCTTTGTTCGTTCGGCCATCGGGCCACGGTGACCGACTTGAGCCGTCATGTGGTTTTTGGGGTATCCATACCGCCTCGTTCTCGGGAGTTCTACATACGCAATTTCGGTTACGGTCGACGCAAGCGCCCTGTGTCGGTCCGCCGGAGACAAAAACAAATAAATACTATGAATAGGAACCGAATGCGTATGGTGCCAACAGTGCATCGGGCCATCATACAAAAACTCAGAGGATGGCTTCCGTCGGTTCACGTACCGTACTTCAGTTCCTTGTCAGCCAACAAACGCTTCGCGCTCAAGTTGATTGGCCCTGCGCTGTTGTTGATGCTTTTCGTTCACGGGATACCGGTCGTACTCGGTCTCGTGATGAGCTTCTTCGAGTTCCCGTCGTTAGTGTATACCGAGTGGTTCCGTCCGGAGACGTTCATCGGGATTTCCCATTACGTCAAAGTGTTCCAGCCCGACACGATTTACGGCGCGCAGTTCTGGAACTCGTTGAAAGTGACTGTCCTCTATACAGTCGGCACTGTTGTCGGGGTGTACACTCTCGGCTTGATCGCAGCGCTGGCCCTCAACACTGACTTTCGCGGTCGACTCGCTGCCAGGACGGCGATTTTGGTACCGTACGTTGCGCCGGTCGTTGCGACGTATCTCACCTGGCAGATGATGTTCCGGACGGACACTGGAATTATCAACGCGGTGCTGCGGGAGGTCGGCCTCATCGAGGACTCGCTGTTTTGGCTGCTCGGTCCAAATTCGCTGTTTGCTATCATCATCGCCAACGTCTGGCGCAACTTCCCGTATGCAGCCATCATGCTCTATGCGGGCTTGCAATCGATTCCGGAACAACTGTATGAGGCCGCTGAAGTCGACGGTGCTGGCTGGTGGGGCAAGTTCCGGTACGTTACGCTCCCACAGCTCAAGCCCGTCTCTGCGGTCATCCTCCTCTTGTTGGTCCTCTGGACGTTCGTCAACTTTACCACGCCGTACGTCATTCTCGGCGGGTCGCCGAGCGACTCGGGCAACGTTTTAATGTTGCTCATCTATAACTTCGGATTCTCACAGAGTAACTATGGGATCGGTGCAGCCCTCAGTGTGATGCTGTTCTTGTTCTCGATGTCGATCGCTTACATCTACTATAAGCGTGTTGTCGCCAGCAGCTACGATGGAGGTGCTATCTAACGTGCTCGATTCAATCCAAAGTAAGGAAAACGAAGACGGACTGCTCCCAGAGGAGATGCAACTCTCGACGCACGGAAAACAGCTTCTGATGACTGCCCTCTCGCGGACAGTTATCCTTCTGTTGTTGACTTTCGCGTTGTTCCCCATCTTCATGATGGTCATCTCGTCGTTCAAGTCCCGGACCGAGATCATGCGGGTCGGTATCAGTGTTTTCCCGGAGCAGTTCCGCCTGGAAAACTATCTTCTCATGTTCGAGCAGTTCCCGTTGATGCGGTACTACATGAACGGACTGATCATGGCCGGTGCTGCGACGATACTCTCGCTATTGATCGGCGGATTAGCGGCATACTCGCTGTCACGGTATAGCTTCCCCGGGAAGGGGAAATTCGAGAT contains the following coding sequences:
- a CDS encoding carbohydrate ABC transporter permease, giving the protein MMLFVHGIPVVLGLVMSFFEFPSLVYTEWFRPETFIGISHYVKVFQPDTIYGAQFWNSLKVTVLYTVGTVVGVYTLGLIAALALNTDFRGRLAARTAILVPYVAPVVATYLTWQMMFRTDTGIINAVLREVGLIEDSLFWLLGPNSLFAIIIANVWRNFPYAAIMLYAGLQSIPEQLYEAAEVDGAGWWGKFRYVTLPQLKPVSAVILLLLVLWTFVNFTTPYVILGGSPSDSGNVLMLLIYNFGFSQSNYGIGAALSVMLFLFSMSIAYIYYKRVVASSYDGGAI